TTGTTGCCGCGCAGCCCCTCCAGCTCCTGCTCGCGCGCCGTCGTCAGCTCCTGCCCGTCCAGCAGGATCTCGCCCTCGACGGTGGTGAACATCGGGTTGTGCAGGCCGAGGACGGTCAGGTTGGTGACCGACTTGCCGGACCCCGACTCCCCCACGATGCCGAGGGTCCGGCCGCGCTCCAGGTCGAAGGAGAGCCCGTCCACGGCCCGTACGACACCGTCTTCGGTCCGGAAGCTGACGTGCAGGTCCCGCACGGACAGCAGGGGTTCCGGGCCGGCCGGGGCCGGGGCGCCGGCGTCCTTGGTCTCAGTGGTCACGACAGCGCTCCTAGGCCAGCCGTACGCGCGGGTCGATGAAGGCGTACGCGGCGTCGACGACGATGTTGAACAGCAGGATCATGGTGGCGGCGAACAGCATGACGCCGAGCAGCAGCGGCAGGTCGCTGAAGAAGACGGACTGGACGGCGAGCTGACCGATGCCGGGCAGGCCGAAGGTGTACTCGGTGATGATCGCGCCACCGAGCAGGGAGCCGAGGTCGATGCCGAAGATGGTGACGATGGGGATCAGGGAGCCGCGCCAGGCGTAGCGGAAGAAGACGTACTGCCGGGACATGCCCTTGGCGCGGGCGGTGCGGACGTGTTCCTCCTGGAGCTGCTCGATCATCGAGGAGCGGGACATGCGGGTGTACTGCGCGGCGAAGATCGTGGACAGCACCACCCAGGGGATGAGCAGGCCCGTGAACCAGGTGGCGGGGTTCGCGGTGAAGTCGTTGTAGGCGGGTTTGTCGAACCAGTGGGTCTGGTAGACGAGGACCGCCAGGGCCAGCGGGCCGAGGAAGTAGATCTGCATCGAGCTGAGGACCATCGCCCCGGCGGTGGCCGTCTTGTCGATGAGCGAGCCGCGCCGCCACGCGGCCAGCAGTCCGGTGCCGAGGCCGACGAGCAGGAAGCAGACGGCCGCGCCCAGGGTGAGCGAGACGGTGGTGGGCAGCCGGTCCAGCAGCGTGCTCCAGACCTGCTCGTTGGTGTGGTACGAGTAGCCGAAGCACGGGGCCGGGCAGGGGCCCTGGGCGAAGGCGTCGCTGCCCAGGACGAGGTTGTGCAGGAAGATCCCGTACTGCTCGACGATCGGCTTGTCCAGGCCGAGCACGTGGTGGATGTTCGCGATGCTGTCCGGGTTGCAGGTCTTGCCGCACATCAGCAGCGCCGGGTCCCGGGGCACCCCGAAGAACAGCAGGAACGTGACGATGCTCAACAGGAAGAGGATGACGGCGGCACCGGTGATCCGGCGGACGAGGAAGCGCAGCATGACAGGGGCAGCTCTCTGACGTCGGCGGTCCGGGCGGTACCCGGCGCCGCGTGCGGGGCGGGCGCCGGGTACCGGACGCAGGCGGTTACTTGATGTAGAGGCGACGCGGGTCGATGCCGCCGATCACGTCGTCGTAGACCAGGCCGCCGACCTTGGATCCGGCGATCTGGGTCTGCTTGTAGTACGCGGTCGGGATGACGTTGATGACGTCCTTCACGAGGTACTGGTCGAGCTTCTCCCACTCGGCCGCGGACTTGACCGGGTCGGTGATCCTGTTGATCCGGTCGATCTCGCTGTTGACCTTCGAGTCGTTGACCTGCGAGTAGTTCTGCGCGCCGTCGGCGATCACGCGGCCGTCGTACAGCGGCGGGAGCACGGTCGAGGCGGACGGCCAGTCGGCGCCCCACGCGGTGTGGAAGATGTCGTAGTTGTTGTCGAGCTTGGAGACCTGGTCGTAGTAGGTCTCGGCCGGGATCTCCTGGCGCTGGACGTCGAAGCCGGCCTTCTTCAGGCCCGCCGCCATGGCGGTGGAGTACTGCTGGCCCTCGGGGGTGTTGATGTAGCCGAAGGTCAGCTTCATGCCGACCTTGCCCGCCTTCTTCAGCAGCTCCCTGGCCCTGTCCGGGTCGCCGGAGGGCTTCTTCTTCTTGCCCCAGGGGTCGAACGCGGCGTCGTAGCCCGAGACGGTCGGGGAGATCAGGCCGCCGGCGACCTCCATGGCGTCCGTGCCGCCGAAGGCGCGCACGAAGGGGGTGACCGGCAGGGCGTAGGCGATGGCCTCGCGGACCGTCCTGTCCTTCATGGCCGGGTGGCTCATGTTGACGTTCATCTGACCCACGTACGGCTGGTAGCCGGAGACCGTGCGGGACTTCATCTTCGGGTCGCGCAGCACCTTGGACAGGTTGCCCGCGTCGACCTGGTTGTTGAAGCTGATGCCGGTCCGGTCGGCGCCGCCGTCCGCCAGCAGGGCCTTGGTGGAGGTCTCGTACTGCTGGTTGAAGGTGAAGTTGAACCGGTCCACGTACTGGTGGCGGATCGGGTCCGTCCTCGGGTCCCAGTTGGTGTTCCTCACCAGCACCATCGACTTGCCGGACTTGAACGACTGGATCTTGTACGGGCCGGTCACCACCGGTGCCTTGTCGTACTTCTCCTTGGTGTCGCCCTTCTCCGAGACGATCGCGTAGCCCGCCATGGCCAGTGCGTACGGCAGGTCGGGGTGCGCGGTCTCGAAGTGGAAGACGACCGTCTTCGCGTCCGGGGTCTCCAGGACCGAGCCGGGCAGGTGCCTGCCGTCGTACGGGCCGTCCTTGAGCAGCTTGCGGTAGGCGGTGCCCGGGGAGTCGGCCAGCCACTGCTGCAGGTAGGTGGGGCCCTGGTTGATGAAGGGCGCGAAGAGCCGCTCGACGGTGTGCCGGACGTCCTTGGACGTGATGGGGGTGCCGTCCTGGAACTTGATGCCGTCCTTGAGCGTGTACTTCCAGGTCTTGCCGCCGTCGGTGGTGGTGCCGGAGTCGGTGGCGAGGTCGCCGACCACCTCGTGCCGGGTGCCGTCGTCGCTGATCGCCTTGTACCCGGTGAGTCCCCTGTGCAGCAGGTTCGCGAGTGATCCCTCGTCGGAGATGTAGATCTGCGCCGGGTCGAGGTGGGCGTAGCTGTCGCGCTGGAGCACCTCCATGGTGCCGCCGGGCCTGGCGCCGGGCACGTCGGCCGCCGGACCGGTGGAGTCCGCCGCGTCGCCGAATCTGACGGACGCCTGCTGGCGTTTGGCGTTCTGTTCGTCCTTCTTGCCGTTGGTGCCGCTGTCGCTGCCGCCCTTGCTGCAACCGGTGAGCACGAGAGCTCCGGCCGCGAGCACGGAGAGCGCGCCGTATGCGTGGCGTCCGCCCCTACTCGTCACGATGATTCCCACCCATCTGTGTGTCACCGGTGCGTTCCTGCCTGTCACCGGTGCGGAAGAACTGCCGGAAGATTGCGGTGAGGTGCTGTGGAACTGTGGTGGAGCGCCGGGTCAGCGCGCCGTCTTGGGGTCGAACGCGTCCCTGACCGAGTCGCCGAGCAGGTTGAACGCGACGATGAAGACGATCATCGAGACGCCCGGGAAGAACATGTAGGTGATGTCGTTCTGCATCACCAGTTCGGTGGACGCCTTGGAGAACATCTGCCCCCAGTCCGGCGTCGGTTCGACGATGCCCACGCCCAGGTAGGACAGGCCGGCCTCGGCGGTCACGAAGCTGGGCAGCAGGTAGGTCGACTGCACCAGCAGCGGTGTGACGACGTTCGGCAGGATCTCCTTGCGGATGATCCGCCACGAGGAGGCGCCACTCACCCGGGCCGCTTCGATGAACTCCCGTTCGCGCAGGGCGAGTGAGGTGCCGCGCAGGATGCGGGCCAGGCTCATCCAGCCCAGGAACCACTGCACGAGGATCAGGGCGACGACGCGGACGTACGTCGGCGTCTCGTCGCGCGGGCTGACGAACAGGGAGACCACGACCGGCATGCTCGCGATGAAGAACAGCTGGGCCGGGAAGGCGAGCAGGAAGTCGATGACCCGGCCGATGAGGAAGTCGGTCCGGCCGCCGAGGTACCCGGCCGCGACGCCGAGCAGGATGCCGGTCAGGACGACCGCGGCGGTGACGGCGAACGAGATCATCAGCGAGGTGCGGATACCGTAGACCAACTTGGTCAGGACGTCGTAGCCGTTGCCGGGTTCGAGGCCGAACCAGAACTCGCCGCCGATGCCGCCGTTGGGCCGGATCGGCACGCCCGCGCTGTCGAACAGCTCCGGGCGCTCGTCCGCGTACACCGTGTACGGGTCCTTGCCGTACACCTTGGCGATCAGCGGCGCGAGCAGTCCGACCAGGAAGAAGAAGCCCACGACGAAGGCCGAGACCACGCCCGTGCGGTCACGCCTGAAGCGCATCCACATCAGCCGGCCGGGCGACCGGCCCTCGAGTCCGGCGGTCCCGCTCTTCGCTGGGGGCCCTGGTTCGCCGTCGACGGCGGCCGAAGCCCCGCCGCCCTCGGTGTCGATAGGACTTGTCACGGTTCGTCCGTTTCACAGGTATGGGTGTGGAAGTTGTCCGGGATCGACGAGGACGCGCGAAACCGCAGCCGGACGCGCGTAGCTCTACGACCGGATCACACCCCTGGAACCGACGGACCGACCCACCTGGCACGCGTGACACCGCACATGGGGGTTCCTCCTCATGACTTCACGTGTTCACCGACAGGAGGGGGTTCCCGTCCACCGCTCGACACCCCTGACGAACGGTCAGACACCCCCGTGTGCTCGTGAGTCGGCGCTGTCCCCACAGCGCGAGACCCATTGACCCGAGCGCTACGCGGCTAACTATCTGCCATGAGCCAAGTGGCGACCACCGTCTTTAAATCTCAATTCAATCACGGATGGCGTCCAGGTCTTCCAAAAACTGGACAAACTGTTCGTGACGAGAAGGCCGCGAAACGGACTTGTCACGTGGGTATCGGTCGGAAACCTTCGCGATCCGGACACCGGTCGCCGGAAAACCGGTTGCAAAAAGCCCGGGTGCCCCCGTGAGGGGGCACCCGGGCTCGGGCGTCTCGCGACCGGGCCGGCCCGGTCCCCGCGTCAGCTGTGCTTGGCGCGGCTCGCCGAGCGGGCGCGCTCCCGCTGGTCGAGCACGACCTTGCGGATGCGAACGGCCTCCGGGGTCACCTCGACACACTCGTCGTCGCGGCAGAACTCCAGCGACTGCTCCAGGGACAGCTTGCGCGGCGGCACGATCGACTCGGTCACGTCGGCCGTCGAGGACCGCATGTTGGTGAGCTTCTTCTCCTTGGTGATGTTGACGTCCATGTCGTCGGAGCGCGAGTTCTCGCCGACGATCATGCCCTCGTACACCTCGGTGCCCGGCTCCACGAACAGCACACCGCGCTCCTGCAGGTTCGTCATCGCGAACGCGGTGACGGAACCGGAGCGGTCGGCGACCAGCGAACCGTTGTTGCGGGTCTGCAGCGTGCCGAACCAGGGCTCGTGGCCCTCGTGGATGGAGTGGGCGATGCCCGTGCCGCGGGTCTGGGTCAGGAACTCGGTGCGGAAGCCGATCAGGCCGCGCGAGGGGACCACGAACTCCATGCGGACCCAGCCCGAGCCGTGGTTGGACATGTTGTCCATCCGGCCCTTGCGGACGCCCATGAGCTGGGTGACGGCGCCCATGTGCTCCTCGGGCACGTCGATCGTCATGCGCTCGACCGGCTCGTAGACCTTGCCGTCGACCTCCTTGGTGACGACCTGCGGCTTGCCGACCGTCAGTTCGTAGCCCTCGCGGCGCATGGTCTCGACCAGGATGGCGAGCGCCAGCTCGCCGCGGCCCTGCACCTCCCAGGCGTCCGGGCGCTCGGTGTCGAGGACGCGCAGCGAGACGTTGCCGATCAGCTCGCGGTCCAGGCGGTCCTTGACCTGGCGGGCGGTGACCTTGCGGTCCTTGACGGCCGCCTTGTTGTCGGCGCCCTTGCCGGTGGCGCCGCGACCGACCAGCGGCGAGGTGTTGGTGCCGATGACCATGGAGATCGCCGGCTCGTCGACCGTGATCAGCGGCAGCGGGACCGGGTTCTCCGGGTCGGCCAGCGTCTCACCGATCATGATGTCCGGGATACCGGCGACCGCGCAGATGTCACCGGGACCGGCCTTCTCCGCCGGCTTGCGGGTGAGCGCCTCGGTCATCATCAGCTCGGAGATCCGCACGTTCTGCACGGAGCCGTCGCGCTTGATCCAGGCGACCGTCTGGCCCTTGCGCAGCTCGCCGTGCTCGACGCGCAGCAGCGCGATGCGGCCGAGGAAGTTGTCGGCGTCGAGGTTGGTGACGTGTGCCTGGAGCGGCGCCTCCTCCTCGTACGTGGGGGCCGGGATGTGCTCCAGGATCGTGGAGAAGAACGGCTCCAGGCTGTCGCTGTCGGCCGGGACCGTGCCGTTGTCCGGCTTGGTCAGCGAGGCGATGCCGTCACGGCCGCAGGCGTAGACGATCGGGAACTCGATCTGCTCCTCGTCCGCGTCCAGGTCGAGGAAGAGGTCGTAGGTCTCGTTGACGACCTCGTCGATCCGGGCGTCGGGGCGGTCCGTCTTGTTGATGCACAGGATGACGGGCAGGCGGGCCTGGAGCGCCTTGCGGAGCACGAAGCGGGTCTGCGGCAGCGGGCCCTCGGAGGCGTCCACGAGCAGGACGACGCCGTCGACCATCGACAGGCCGCGCTCGACCTCGCCGCCGAAGTCGGCGTGGCCGGGGGTGTCGATGATGTTGATGGTGACGGGGTCCCCGCCGTGCTTGGGGTGGTACTTCACCGCCGTGTTCTTGGCGAGGATCGTGATGCCCTTCTCACGCTCCAGGTCGTTCGAGTCCATGACCCGGTCGTCGACCTGCTCGAGCTGGTGGGCGGCGAACGCGCCGGCCTGCTTCAGCATGCCGTCGACGATGGTGGTCTTGCCGTGGTCGACGTGGGCGACGATGGCGACGTTGCGGATGTCGTGGCGCGTGGCCATGGTGCGGCGTACTCCCGGAGTGTGAGGGTTGCCCTGCGCGGACGTCTGTGTTGCGCGGGCCCTGCCGGGCTGGACACGCCACGGCCTCACCCCATGGTACGTGGCCCCGCGGGGAACGCTCCCCGCAGGGCCGCCGCCGTCAGCCGGCGGAGGGGCCCGGCGAGGCCGTCGCGCCCTTCTTGAGGAAGCCCATGTCCTCGAAGACCGGCGTCTGGAAACCGAACGCACCCGCGTTGACCACGTCCTTCCGGACGCCGACGAGCTGGGGGCGCTGGTAGAGCGGC
This is a stretch of genomic DNA from Streptomyces sp. TG1A-8. It encodes these proteins:
- the typA gene encoding translational GTPase TypA, with amino-acid sequence MATRHDIRNVAIVAHVDHGKTTIVDGMLKQAGAFAAHQLEQVDDRVMDSNDLEREKGITILAKNTAVKYHPKHGGDPVTINIIDTPGHADFGGEVERGLSMVDGVVLLVDASEGPLPQTRFVLRKALQARLPVILCINKTDRPDARIDEVVNETYDLFLDLDADEEQIEFPIVYACGRDGIASLTKPDNGTVPADSDSLEPFFSTILEHIPAPTYEEEAPLQAHVTNLDADNFLGRIALLRVEHGELRKGQTVAWIKRDGSVQNVRISELMMTEALTRKPAEKAGPGDICAVAGIPDIMIGETLADPENPVPLPLITVDEPAISMVIGTNTSPLVGRGATGKGADNKAAVKDRKVTARQVKDRLDRELIGNVSLRVLDTERPDAWEVQGRGELALAILVETMRREGYELTVGKPQVVTKEVDGKVYEPVERMTIDVPEEHMGAVTQLMGVRKGRMDNMSNHGSGWVRMEFVVPSRGLIGFRTEFLTQTRGTGIAHSIHEGHEPWFGTLQTRNNGSLVADRSGSVTAFAMTNLQERGVLFVEPGTEVYEGMIVGENSRSDDMDVNITKEKKLTNMRSSTADVTESIVPPRKLSLEQSLEFCRDDECVEVTPEAVRIRKVVLDQRERARSASRAKHS
- a CDS encoding ABC transporter permease; the encoded protein is MTSPIDTEGGGASAAVDGEPGPPAKSGTAGLEGRSPGRLMWMRFRRDRTGVVSAFVVGFFFLVGLLAPLIAKVYGKDPYTVYADERPELFDSAGVPIRPNGGIGGEFWFGLEPGNGYDVLTKLVYGIRTSLMISFAVTAAVVLTGILLGVAAGYLGGRTDFLIGRVIDFLLAFPAQLFFIASMPVVVSLFVSPRDETPTYVRVVALILVQWFLGWMSLARILRGTSLALREREFIEAARVSGASSWRIIRKEILPNVVTPLLVQSTYLLPSFVTAEAGLSYLGVGIVEPTPDWGQMFSKASTELVMQNDITYMFFPGVSMIVFIVAFNLLGDSVRDAFDPKTAR
- a CDS encoding ABC transporter substrate-binding protein, yielding MTSRGGRHAYGALSVLAAGALVLTGCSKGGSDSGTNGKKDEQNAKRQQASVRFGDAADSTGPAADVPGARPGGTMEVLQRDSYAHLDPAQIYISDEGSLANLLHRGLTGYKAISDDGTRHEVVGDLATDSGTTTDGGKTWKYTLKDGIKFQDGTPITSKDVRHTVERLFAPFINQGPTYLQQWLADSPGTAYRKLLKDGPYDGRHLPGSVLETPDAKTVVFHFETAHPDLPYALAMAGYAIVSEKGDTKEKYDKAPVVTGPYKIQSFKSGKSMVLVRNTNWDPRTDPIRHQYVDRFNFTFNQQYETSTKALLADGGADRTGISFNNQVDAGNLSKVLRDPKMKSRTVSGYQPYVGQMNVNMSHPAMKDRTVREAIAYALPVTPFVRAFGGTDAMEVAGGLISPTVSGYDAAFDPWGKKKKPSGDPDRARELLKKAGKVGMKLTFGYINTPEGQQYSTAMAAGLKKAGFDVQRQEIPAETYYDQVSKLDNNYDIFHTAWGADWPSASTVLPPLYDGRVIADGAQNYSQVNDSKVNSEIDRINRITDPVKSAAEWEKLDQYLVKDVINVIPTAYYKQTQIAGSKVGGLVYDDVIGGIDPRRLYIK
- a CDS encoding ABC transporter permease — translated: MLRFLVRRITGAAVILFLLSIVTFLLFFGVPRDPALLMCGKTCNPDSIANIHHVLGLDKPIVEQYGIFLHNLVLGSDAFAQGPCPAPCFGYSYHTNEQVWSTLLDRLPTTVSLTLGAAVCFLLVGLGTGLLAAWRRGSLIDKTATAGAMVLSSMQIYFLGPLALAVLVYQTHWFDKPAYNDFTANPATWFTGLLIPWVVLSTIFAAQYTRMSRSSMIEQLQEEHVRTARAKGMSRQYVFFRYAWRGSLIPIVTIFGIDLGSLLGGAIITEYTFGLPGIGQLAVQSVFFSDLPLLLGVMLFAATMILLFNIVVDAAYAFIDPRVRLA